DNA from Paraburkholderia sp. ZP32-5:
TTTGCGTGTAGTTGGTCACGTACATCGGCGCATCGTAGTTCATCGCAACCGCGACGAATTCGAGGCCCTGGCCTTTGAAGCGGTTATAGGTCTCGACCATCTTCGGCATTTCCTGCATGCAGGTGTCGCAGTTGGTCGCCCAGAAGTTGACCAGATAGACCTTGCCCTTGAGGTCCGCGGTCGTGATCTTCTTGCCCGACAGCAGCGTGAAGGTCGCGTCGGGCACACGTTGCTGACCGGCAAACGCAAAATAGCCGGCGATCGCGAGCGCGATGGCCACGGCGAATGCGATCAGGTAGCGAAGCGGATTCGTGCGCCGGGCGGCAGTGGACGGATTCGAGCTCATGAACGGAACCTCGGGAGTCGCGCGGGATGCGCGGAGCAATGGGTCGGCAATCGGGTGATGCTGAGACGGTGCTGGTTAGCCCGCCTATTGTAGCTCGATTGATGCTGTTGCGCCGCCACGGCAGATCGTCGGAAAGCCGCGTCAGCACTGGTTCGGCGGATAATAGCGCTTTACGTTCCTGTAAGCCCGATCTTTCGTCCTCATGCTCCGAACTGCCTTTGGCCCCCGCCGTTTGCTTGCCCGCGTTTCGTCCGGTCTTTCTTTGTTAAGTCGTTTGTTGGTCCGCTCACTGGGCCATTCGCCAGACGCCAGCCGGCCGGGCGATTCCGCCAGTTCCGCCGGCGTTCAGCAACATTCGCCGCGCGCGCGAACGTTGCTCGGGACCGCGTTCGGCGCGCTCGCATTCGGCATCGCGCTCAGCGCTTGCTCGCCGACCTTCGACTGGCGCACCGTGATGAACAACGACAACGGCTACACCGTCGATTTCCCGGCCAAGCCGAGCAACGACCAGCGCGCGATGCAGATCAACGGGACGCCGATGCAGATGGCGATGCAGACGGCCGAGGCCGGCCACGCGGTGTTCGCGGTCGGCACCGTGATGCTGCCGGACGACAGCGACGCGACCCAGCGCGCCGCGCTCGATTTCCTGCGCGCCGGGCTCGCGCGCAACGTCGGCGCGGCGCCCGATGCACACCCGGTGCAAATCCCGCTCGCCGCGGGCGGCAAGACGCCGGGCCTCGAGATGAAGGTCAGCGGCGCGGCCGGCGCGAAGCACGAAACCCGCACCGTCTATGTGCGGCTCGTCGCGCACGGGCGGCACGCCTACCAGGCGGCGATCATCGCCGATCAGCCTTTGCCGCAGGACCAGGTCGACCAGTTTTTTTCGTCGTTCCAGCTGTATTGAAGGCGGTATTTTTGGCCAGTGAAACGCGCGCGCTGACCTCGCCCACAGTCAAAGTTTTTTCGCAGGTTTGCGCGCTAATTCCCGGTTTACGTTGAGGTTTTTGAGTTACTCGCCGCGCCTGTGGATAACTCTGTTGAGAACTCGGCTTCATTTGCTCGAAAAGCCCGGCCGGTGGGCTTTGCGTCAGGATTCTCAGGCGCGATGCGTTTTAAAAAGCTCAATAAAATCAAAGCCTTTTTGAGACACCCGTTACTGTGTCTTTCAGATGTTTCCAAATTTGTCA
Protein-coding regions in this window:
- a CDS encoding TlpA family protein disulfide reductase encodes the protein MSSNPSTAARRTNPLRYLIAFAVAIALAIAGYFAFAGQQRVPDATFTLLSGKKITTADLKGKVYLVNFWATNCDTCMQEMPKMVETYNRFKGQGLEFVAVAMNYDAPMYVTNYTQTRQLPFKVAMDDGSAAKQFGNVQLTPTTFVVDKDGKILKRYVGEPQFAELDQLLAKALKGTSA